The Gammaproteobacteria bacterium genome contains the following window.
ACACATGAAGCAAACTGGCAATGATCCTATTAACCTCCGTGATATCAGCAATAACTGTAGAAATTGCACCGTTCACGAACTCTGCCTGCCACTCGGTCTTGCCGATGATGATATCGATAAACTGAATAATATTGTAAAACGCAGCCAACCCTTGCACCGGGGCGACTTCCTGTTTCGAATCGGTGACCCCTTGCAATACCTCTATGCTATTCATTCCGGTTCCATCAAGACCTACTCCGCATCCGCAGACGGGACTGAGCAAATCACTGGCTTTCACCTGCCAGGCGAACTCATTGGCCTTGATGCCATTAGTGATAGCACACATCCCTGTGCCGCCCGCGCATTAGAAACAACCAGTGTATGCCGCATCCCCTACAATCGCCTGAGTGAACTGAGTGCCAAATTACCTTCTCTACACGAGCAATTAATCCGCGTCATGAGCAAGGAAATCTCCACAGACCAGAAACTGATGATGCTACTCGGCAAAAAAACCGCCGAAGAACGCCTTGCATCCCTGTTACTCAGCATCTCCAAGCGC
Protein-coding sequences here:
- the fnr gene encoding fumarate/nitrate reduction transcriptional regulator Fnr; translation: MKQTGNDPINLRDISNNCRNCTVHELCLPLGLADDDIDKLNNIVKRSQPLHRGDFLFRIGDPLQYLYAIHSGSIKTYSASADGTEQITGFHLPGELIGLDAISDSTHPCAARALETTSVCRIPYNRLSELSAKLPSLHEQLIRVMSKEISTDQKLMMLLGKKTAEERLASLLLSISKRLSMRGFSDREFNLSMSRIDIANYLGLAVETVSRLFTRFHDEGLINNQRQHILIEDMDQLCDLAGASCKRLRDQKKVAE